A genomic region of Trueperaceae bacterium contains the following coding sequences:
- a CDS encoding glycosyltransferase family A protein, with protein sequence MSEAERRSRGVPGAVEHPLVSIVLPTFGRPDLLGRAIESVLRQTLGSWELLVVDDNDGGTREAAETRLVVEAYRDEERLRYIPLGANRGGSRARNVGIVAAQGELIAFIDDDDEWLPEKLARQCSELTRLPPEYGAIYCGYFVESNATVTPSVVAGKLPRDPFPAILVDNFVGTTSTLLCRRSIFREIGMFDERMPAAQDRELLIRLCRRYRIAAIEGPLVRFHWHEGSRVTKRRESKLEAQVEINSRYADELQRHRSIRSRFLLDMGKLQLACGRAEEAAVTFLRSWLCQPLRFAALAYAVLASVDGSFYEWVRRSTWRLRHGVGRAWRAR encoded by the coding sequence ATGAGCGAAGCAGAGCGCCGCTCGAGAGGCGTACCCGGCGCAGTGGAGCATCCTCTCGTCAGCATCGTCCTCCCAACTTTCGGACGACCCGATCTGCTGGGCAGGGCCATCGAGAGCGTGCTCCGACAGACCTTGGGGAGCTGGGAGCTTCTAGTCGTCGACGACAACGACGGCGGCACTCGCGAGGCGGCAGAGACCCGCCTCGTCGTAGAGGCGTACCGTGACGAGGAGCGGCTTCGCTACATTCCGCTCGGTGCGAACCGCGGCGGAAGTCGCGCCCGCAACGTGGGCATAGTGGCCGCCCAGGGGGAGCTGATCGCCTTCATCGACGACGACGACGAGTGGCTTCCCGAGAAGCTGGCCCGTCAGTGCAGCGAGCTAACGCGGCTCCCGCCGGAGTACGGCGCCATCTACTGCGGTTACTTCGTCGAGTCGAACGCCACCGTCACTCCCTCCGTCGTCGCAGGCAAACTACCCCGAGATCCTTTCCCCGCGATCCTGGTCGACAACTTCGTCGGCACCACCTCGACGCTCCTCTGCAGGAGGTCGATATTCCGCGAGATCGGGATGTTCGACGAGCGGATGCCTGCGGCTCAGGACCGCGAGCTGCTGATCCGGCTGTGCCGCCGCTACCGCATCGCCGCCATCGAGGGGCCGCTGGTGCGGTTCCACTGGCACGAAGGCTCGAGGGTGACGAAACGGCGGGAGAGCAAGCTCGAAGCCCAGGTCGAGATCAACTCCCGTTACGCCGACGAGCTGCAGCGGCACCGCTCGATCCGCTCGAGGTTCCTGCTCGACATGGGCAAGCTGCAGCTGGCCTGCGGGAGGGCGGAGGAGGCGGCGGTCACCTTCCTCAGGTCCTGGCTCTGCCAGCCGTTACGGTTCGCCGCCCTCGCCTACGCCGTTCTCGCATCGGTCGACGGCTCCTTCTACGAATGGGTCAGGCGCTCGACCTGGAGGCTCAGACACGGAGTCGGCCGGGCCTGGAGGGCACGTTGA
- a CDS encoding right-handed parallel beta-helix repeat-containing protein codes for MALLIALLAACATVAGDTANLMPVTKLTVDVGSDVVTGLDRIAALEGTIEGPSSSEVTRVEWVVVAGPGEVSFEQVGSVSTSATFSAPGVYELRLTAWVDDEFTYDALTVTVPGGDNTVVQGTIWYVSTEGSDSNSGTSPDDAFRTLNKAGTMVEPGDVIQLRGGVYYEYNDADDRYGLPQTSFTTDGTAEKPIVIESFPGELAIIDGSRRPDGSRFEFEDGPDRMQRPYLLHLPVNHYIVRNLEFRNSVGSGLAVTASTDEDTGNHNLLSHLHLHHNHGNGLTASGLMRDDGDIYVTGNVAEYIVSHNNGSTRNGGNSADGIKMSYARDGVISHSLLYKNSDDGMDFYGSTDMLVDRSLAWLNGYFFRDGDSDPFSDEFAYEAPTGNGMGFKMGSSPSGRNSGNRISNSIAWENKRFGFTFNSAGGVTFVNNTSWKNGSGGFAARCFGTTVLRNNLSFDESNTITADASGCSDGSMPDHRFNSWNLNIGDPEFVSTNPESSGFLSLANGSPAVDEGVDVGLAFEGSAPDLGALEVGQRIAAMLTSAFAEVQQSGGFSLAGGVR; via the coding sequence ATGGCACTGCTGATCGCACTGCTCGCCGCCTGCGCCACCGTCGCGGGCGACACGGCGAACCTGATGCCGGTCACCAAGCTCACCGTCGACGTCGGATCCGACGTCGTAACCGGCCTCGACCGTATCGCCGCTCTCGAGGGCACTATCGAAGGTCCGTCGTCCTCAGAGGTGACCCGGGTCGAATGGGTGGTCGTAGCCGGACCCGGCGAGGTCTCCTTCGAGCAGGTGGGGTCGGTCTCGACCTCAGCGACGTTCTCGGCGCCTGGCGTGTACGAGCTGCGGCTCACCGCCTGGGTGGACGACGAGTTCACCTACGACGCGCTCACCGTCACCGTTCCCGGCGGCGACAACACCGTCGTCCAGGGGACCATCTGGTACGTCTCGACCGAAGGGTCGGACAGCAACAGCGGGACTTCCCCCGACGACGCTTTCCGCACCCTCAACAAGGCGGGCACGATGGTCGAGCCTGGCGACGTCATCCAGCTGCGTGGCGGCGTCTACTACGAGTACAACGACGCCGATGACAGGTACGGGCTGCCCCAGACCTCATTCACGACGGACGGCACTGCAGAGAAGCCGATCGTCATCGAGAGCTTCCCCGGCGAGCTGGCGATCATAGACGGCAGCCGCCGGCCCGACGGCTCCCGGTTCGAGTTCGAAGACGGACCCGATCGGATGCAGCGCCCCTACCTGCTCCACCTGCCCGTCAACCACTACATCGTCCGCAACCTGGAGTTCAGGAACAGTGTGGGCAGCGGCCTCGCCGTGACCGCCAGCACCGACGAGGACACCGGCAACCACAACCTGCTGAGCCACCTGCACCTGCACCACAACCATGGCAACGGCCTGACCGCCTCGGGACTGATGCGCGACGACGGGGACATCTACGTCACCGGCAACGTAGCCGAGTACATCGTCTCGCACAACAACGGCAGCACCCGCAACGGCGGCAACAGCGCCGACGGCATCAAGATGTCGTACGCCAGAGATGGCGTTATCTCCCACTCCCTGCTCTACAAGAACTCCGACGACGGCATGGACTTCTACGGCAGCACCGACATGCTGGTCGACCGTTCCCTGGCCTGGCTCAACGGCTACTTCTTCCGAGACGGCGACAGCGATCCGTTCAGCGACGAGTTCGCCTACGAAGCACCCACCGGCAACGGCATGGGCTTCAAGATGGGCAGCAGTCCGTCGGGTCGCAACAGCGGCAACCGGATCAGCAACTCCATCGCCTGGGAGAACAAGCGCTTCGGGTTCACCTTCAACAGCGCCGGTGGTGTCACCTTCGTGAACAACACCTCCTGGAAGAACGGCTCCGGTGGGTTCGCCGCCAGGTGCTTCGGGACCACGGTCCTGCGTAACAACCTGAGCTTCGACGAATCGAACACCATCACCGCCGACGCCAGCGGTTGCTCGGACGGCTCCATGCCCGACCATCGCTTCAACAGCTGGAACCTGAACATCGGTGACCCCGAGTTCGTCTCCACCAACCCCGAGTCGAGCGGCTTCCTCAGCCTCGCGAACGGCAGCCCGGCTGTGGATGAAGGGGTCGACGTAGGCCTCGCCTTCGAGGGTTCGGCTCCCGACCTGGGTGCGCTCGAGGTAGGACAGCGGATCGCGGCCATGCTCACCTCCGCGTTCGCCGAGGTCCAGCAGTCCGGCGGGTTCAGCCTGGCAGGCGGCGTCCGCTAG
- the fusA gene encoding elongation factor G, with product MSDTRNVAILSHSGAGKTSLVEAMLYRAGEIETLGSVEEGTASSDYTPEEKRRKISIYSSVFPLNWKGHPFNLLDTPGYADFVGEIRGAQLAADAAMIVVSAVSGVAVGTERVWNSSFERELSTLFVINKMDRENADFFRTMADIESSLSGNIAAIQIPIGQAEEFQGIVDLLKMKAYLWPDGEPLESPIPDEVLGVAQEYRERLVESVVETDDELMMRYLEDAEIGNEALLEAFYRAVRRNELTPVLLTSATKVMGVSLLLDFMTQGVRPVEDHKPLPTLEGEPPKLGVDAPFCARVFKTTIDPYLGKVSLIRVLGGKLRAGDAIYDNERAEEVKVSHLYVPKGKDLIEVSELAAGSIGALTKIDALHTGDTLTIPGSRVRLQPLRLPSPVMALTLLPRTRADEDRMGEALGKLLEADQTLKLERNSETNETVLWGMGHVHLEVAIRMLDERFNAGMDTARPRIAYRETVTGRAESRYRHKKQTGGAGQFAEVAMRVEPLPRGAGFEFANEVVGGTIPSQFIPSCEKGIRAALEEGPMGGYGVVDVKATVFDGKDHPVDSKDIAFQIAASHAFKEAMMKAKPVLLEPVALLKVRVPDRYTGDVISDLNTRRGRIQGMDSEGSVSVVSAHVPMAEVQSYSPDLRSMTGGRGAFSLKLDHYDVVPQALAEKILAENRAEAKAKAG from the coding sequence ATGTCAGATACCCGGAACGTCGCGATCCTGTCCCACAGCGGGGCGGGGAAGACATCGCTGGTTGAGGCGATGCTCTACAGGGCGGGTGAAATCGAAACGCTCGGCTCGGTGGAGGAGGGCACGGCCAGCTCGGACTACACGCCCGAGGAGAAGCGCCGCAAGATCTCCATCTACAGCTCGGTCTTTCCGCTCAACTGGAAGGGACACCCCTTCAACCTGCTCGACACCCCGGGGTACGCCGACTTCGTCGGGGAGATTCGCGGAGCCCAGCTGGCCGCCGACGCCGCGATGATAGTGGTGTCGGCGGTTTCAGGTGTGGCGGTAGGGACCGAGCGGGTGTGGAACAGCTCCTTCGAGAGGGAACTCTCGACCCTCTTCGTCATCAACAAGATGGACCGGGAGAACGCCGACTTCTTCCGGACGATGGCCGATATCGAGTCGAGCCTCTCGGGCAACATCGCGGCGATCCAGATCCCGATAGGGCAGGCCGAGGAGTTCCAGGGCATCGTCGATCTCCTGAAGATGAAGGCCTACCTGTGGCCCGACGGCGAGCCGCTCGAATCGCCGATTCCCGACGAGGTCCTGGGTGTGGCTCAGGAGTACCGCGAGCGCCTGGTCGAGTCGGTCGTCGAGACCGACGACGAACTGATGATGCGCTACCTGGAGGACGCCGAGATAGGCAACGAGGCGCTCCTCGAGGCGTTCTACAGGGCGGTGAGGCGCAACGAGCTCACGCCGGTGCTGTTGACGTCGGCCACCAAGGTGATGGGCGTCTCGCTGCTGCTCGACTTCATGACCCAGGGCGTGCGGCCGGTGGAGGACCACAAGCCGCTGCCGACCCTCGAGGGCGAGCCGCCGAAGCTGGGCGTCGACGCGCCCTTCTGCGCACGGGTGTTCAAGACCACCATCGACCCGTATCTGGGCAAGGTCTCGCTCATCAGGGTATTGGGCGGCAAGCTGCGCGCCGGCGACGCGATCTACGACAACGAGCGGGCCGAGGAGGTCAAGGTCAGCCACCTCTACGTGCCCAAGGGGAAGGACCTGATCGAGGTGAGCGAGCTCGCGGCGGGCAGCATCGGAGCCCTCACCAAGATCGATGCCCTGCATACCGGCGACACCTTGACGATTCCTGGGTCGAGGGTTCGGCTCCAGCCGTTGCGCCTGCCTTCACCGGTGATGGCCCTCACCCTGCTGCCTCGCACCCGCGCCGATGAAGATCGGATGGGCGAAGCGCTGGGCAAGCTGCTGGAGGCCGACCAGACGCTCAAGCTCGAGCGCAACTCCGAGACCAACGAGACGGTCCTCTGGGGGATGGGCCACGTCCACCTCGAGGTCGCCATCAGGATGCTCGATGAGCGCTTCAACGCCGGGATGGATACCGCCCGGCCGCGTATCGCCTACCGGGAGACCGTGACCGGGCGGGCCGAGTCGCGCTACCGCCACAAGAAGCAGACGGGCGGCGCGGGCCAGTTCGCCGAGGTGGCGATGAGGGTCGAGCCGCTGCCCCGCGGCGCCGGCTTCGAGTTCGCGAACGAGGTGGTGGGCGGAACGATACCGTCGCAGTTCATCCCCTCCTGCGAGAAGGGGATCAGAGCCGCCCTGGAGGAGGGGCCGATGGGCGGCTACGGTGTCGTGGACGTCAAGGCGACCGTCTTCGACGGCAAGGACCACCCGGTGGACAGCAAGGACATCGCCTTCCAGATAGCCGCCTCGCACGCCTTCAAGGAGGCGATGATGAAGGCCAAGCCGGTGCTTCTCGAGCCGGTGGCGCTCTTGAAGGTGCGGGTGCCCGACCGTTACACCGGCGACGTGATCAGCGACCTTAACACCCGCCGCGGCCGCATCCAGGGGATGGACAGCGAGGGGTCGGTGAGCGTCGTGAGCGCCCACGTGCCGATGGCCGAGGTGCAGAGCTACTCACCCGACCTGCGATCGATGACCGGTGGCCGGGGCGCGTTCTCGCTCAAGCTCGACCACTACGATGTCGTGCCACAGGCGTTGGCCGAGAAGATCCTGGCGGAGAACCGGGCAGAAGCGAAGGCGAAAGCCGGCTGA
- a CDS encoding DUF2243 domain-containing protein, giving the protein MNGRAVRIGIVLGVALMGAVDEIVFHQLLQWHHFFAATTAYWRIFSDGLFHAFTASLWLAAALMLWRHRDELAGLPGSRAFWGGILTGAGGFQLFDGTVDHKLLKLHQVRMGAENLWLYDATWIASGLLLLLEGWVLVAHSCDG; this is encoded by the coding sequence ATGAACGGGCGAGCGGTCCGGATCGGGATAGTGCTGGGCGTGGCGCTGATGGGAGCGGTGGACGAGATCGTCTTCCATCAACTGCTGCAATGGCACCACTTCTTCGCGGCCACCACGGCCTACTGGCGGATCTTCTCGGACGGACTGTTCCACGCCTTCACCGCTTCGCTCTGGCTGGCGGCCGCTCTCATGCTCTGGCGACATAGAGACGAACTCGCCGGTCTACCCGGCAGCCGAGCTTTCTGGGGCGGGATCCTCACCGGCGCCGGAGGGTTCCAGCTCTTCGACGGAACGGTCGACCACAAACTCCTGAAGTTGCATCAGGTCCGGATGGGGGCCGAGAACCTGTGGCTCTACGACGCCACCTGGATAGCGTCGGGGCTGCTGCTCCTGCTCGAGGGGTGGGTGTTGGTCGCGCACTCTTGTGACGGATGA
- a CDS encoding sulfotransferase domain-containing protein has protein sequence MFVLANGAYKSGSTWLLTILTELKKFEEIPAPYRKQVFRQAWVDPARLEEFLESRCHHDHDYVSKGHYGGKRVRELLLSHEDVVVFDITRNLPDTVVSHYYHFTRMYRVDWSFRKYYWLVGRYKAFEVRRYHETWKEPHPNVYVSSFESLKRDFAGEVRRIAAVLSLEPDDEEIARIKEATSLSSMRARRGKAGAERFFRKGEIGDWQAHFDERMLADVQRIERYGLPPLDRAVYALLFDLRTSVRAWARKTMAVRSKSRTAAAKATEIG, from the coding sequence ATGTTCGTGCTCGCCAACGGTGCCTACAAGTCCGGATCGACCTGGCTGCTGACCATCCTCACCGAGCTCAAGAAGTTCGAAGAGATCCCGGCGCCCTACCGTAAGCAGGTCTTCCGTCAGGCCTGGGTCGACCCGGCTCGGCTCGAGGAGTTCCTCGAGAGCCGTTGCCACCACGACCACGACTACGTTTCGAAAGGGCATTACGGGGGCAAGAGGGTCAGGGAACTGCTCCTCTCGCACGAGGACGTGGTCGTGTTCGACATAACCAGGAACCTGCCAGACACGGTCGTGTCGCACTACTACCACTTCACGCGGATGTACCGGGTGGACTGGAGTTTCCGTAAGTACTACTGGCTGGTGGGCCGCTACAAGGCGTTCGAGGTCCGGCGCTACCACGAGACCTGGAAGGAACCGCACCCTAACGTCTACGTCTCCTCGTTCGAATCGCTCAAGCGCGACTTCGCAGGTGAGGTGCGGAGGATAGCGGCCGTGCTGAGCCTCGAGCCCGACGACGAGGAGATAGCTCGCATCAAGGAGGCCACTTCGCTCTCCTCGATGCGGGCGCGCCGCGGCAAGGCCGGCGCCGAACGATTCTTCCGGAAAGGGGAGATCGGTGACTGGCAGGCGCACTTCGACGAGCGGATGCTCGCCGACGTCCAACGCATCGAGAGGTACGGTTTGCCTCCCCTCGACCGCGCCGTCTACGCCCTGCTCTTCGACCTGCGCACCTCGGTCAGAGCGTGGGCGCGGAAGACGATGGCCGTCCGGAGCAAGTCCCGAACGGCGGCTGCCAAGGCAACGGAGATAGGCTGA
- a CDS encoding NYN domain-containing protein gives MTSESAGRVVGEWPEQRIGLFVDTQNLYYGARDNFDRHVDYEALLQLALRGRRLAHATSYVVERDGDASAYGFFTKLSLLGYRVRRRKVRIHRQDESGRTVMEGDWDMGIAADIVRAWDHLDVVALASGDADFVPILELAQARGKRVEVLAFKESVGQSLVDLADAFVNLSSAEGVFVEQ, from the coding sequence ATGACGTCGGAAAGCGCCGGCAGAGTCGTTGGTGAGTGGCCGGAGCAGCGGATCGGCCTGTTCGTGGACACGCAGAACCTCTACTACGGAGCGCGCGACAACTTCGACCGGCACGTCGACTACGAGGCGCTCCTGCAACTTGCCCTGCGCGGCCGCAGGCTCGCCCACGCCACTTCGTACGTGGTGGAACGCGACGGCGACGCCTCTGCCTACGGCTTCTTCACCAAGCTCTCGCTGCTGGGCTACCGGGTGCGGCGACGGAAGGTGCGGATCCACCGTCAGGACGAGAGCGGCAGGACGGTGATGGAGGGCGACTGGGACATGGGCATCGCGGCCGACATCGTTCGCGCCTGGGATCACCTCGATGTGGTCGCCCTGGCTTCAGGGGACGCCGACTTCGTTCCCATCCTCGAACTGGCGCAGGCCCGGGGCAAGCGCGTCGAGGTGCTGGCATTCAAGGAGAGCGTCGGCCAGAGTCTCGTGGACCTGGCCGACGCATTTGTCAATCTGAGTAGCGCCGAAGGGGTCTTCGTCGAGCAGTAG
- the rfbF gene encoding glucose-1-phosphate cytidylyltransferase, which produces MKAVILAGGFGTRLQEETVLRPKPMVEIGNKPILWHIMKLLDANGIKEFIIALGYKGDFIKEYFLNFYAINNDISIDLGNGLTTIHDGNQPDWKIDLVDTGLSTMTGGRLRRLKPWLEGEDTFLFTYGDGVADLDLRKLKAFHDGHGKLATVTTVKPPARFGNLAFEGDKVTNFYEKPSDGETWINGGYFLLEQRAIDYIDGDDTVWEKDPVERLVRDGQMMAYRHRGFWSCMDTLKEKNMLEEMWASGEAPWKIWERQEQRQPELAH; this is translated from the coding sequence GTGAAGGCAGTAATCCTGGCGGGAGGCTTCGGTACCAGGCTGCAGGAGGAAACGGTACTGCGACCGAAACCGATGGTGGAGATCGGCAACAAGCCGATCCTCTGGCACATCATGAAGTTGCTCGATGCGAACGGCATCAAGGAGTTCATCATCGCTCTGGGCTACAAGGGCGATTTCATCAAGGAATACTTTCTCAACTTCTACGCCATCAACAACGACATCTCGATAGACCTGGGCAACGGTCTCACGACCATCCACGACGGCAATCAGCCGGACTGGAAGATCGATCTCGTCGACACCGGCCTTAGCACCATGACCGGCGGCCGCCTCAGGCGGCTCAAGCCGTGGCTCGAGGGGGAGGACACTTTCCTCTTCACCTACGGTGACGGCGTCGCAGATCTGGACCTGCGGAAGCTCAAGGCGTTCCACGACGGGCATGGCAAGCTGGCGACGGTGACCACGGTCAAGCCCCCGGCGCGCTTCGGTAACCTGGCTTTCGAAGGGGACAAGGTCACGAACTTCTACGAGAAGCCGAGCGACGGCGAGACCTGGATCAACGGCGGCTACTTCCTGCTCGAGCAGAGAGCGATCGACTACATCGACGGTGACGACACGGTCTGGGAGAAGGACCCGGTGGAGCGTCTCGTGCGCGATGGGCAGATGATGGCGTACCGCCACCGCGGCTTCTGGTCGTGCATGGACACCCTCAAGGAGAAGAACATGCTGGAGGAGATGTGGGCCTCCGGCGAGGCCCCCTGGAAGATCTGGGAGAGACAGGAGCAGAGGCAACCTGAACTGGCGCACTGA
- a CDS encoding O-antigen ligase family protein produces MTEAAVTRPALFVDRRAAFAALLLFVFSIPWERSLPVPVFGAIGSLFGIVAMAMTAAAVFQEGRLRLRAPSLLVVVGVIFFLWSLASAFWSEYPIVALSRSASYAQLIAMMAMIWELTRSRRQHLQLMQAYVLGGFVSAAAILLEFATSSTARSFRASGLDANPNWAAIALGLAIPMAWYLFIHNSELPRKFAWLNAALVPLAIFCIALTASRGGFLVALAGALAVPLSLIRMRALLRFAILLFLALSLTGLYLWLPEGNVARLQSTSEELSQGDLSRRRLIWAAGWEVFWENPWAGVGSGGYRFAVASNYGNSAASHNAFLSILVDLGIVGLLLFTGMLVVAMIPPLFWTPPTESTLYGALGLALLVGLMPANFEVHKATWFLLALLTTRQGISLAKANLNTPRLRAHG; encoded by the coding sequence TTGACCGAGGCCGCCGTCACCCGCCCGGCGTTGTTCGTGGACCGCAGAGCTGCCTTCGCGGCTCTGCTCCTCTTCGTCTTCTCGATACCGTGGGAACGCTCGCTGCCCGTCCCGGTCTTCGGGGCGATCGGCTCCCTCTTCGGCATCGTGGCGATGGCGATGACCGCCGCCGCCGTCTTCCAGGAGGGGAGGCTGAGGCTGCGGGCGCCGTCGCTCCTGGTGGTCGTCGGCGTCATCTTCTTCCTCTGGTCGCTCGCCAGCGCGTTCTGGAGCGAGTACCCGATCGTCGCGCTGTCGCGGTCGGCCTCCTACGCCCAGCTGATAGCGATGATGGCGATGATCTGGGAACTCACCCGCAGCCGGCGCCAGCACCTGCAGCTGATGCAGGCCTACGTGTTGGGCGGGTTCGTGTCGGCAGCGGCCATCCTCCTGGAGTTCGCCACCTCCTCGACCGCCCGCTCGTTCCGCGCCTCGGGCCTCGACGCCAATCCCAACTGGGCAGCGATCGCCCTCGGCCTGGCCATACCGATGGCCTGGTACCTGTTCATCCACAACTCCGAACTACCGCGCAAGTTCGCCTGGCTCAATGCGGCACTGGTGCCGCTGGCGATCTTCTGCATCGCCCTCACCGCTTCGCGCGGCGGGTTCCTCGTTGCGCTCGCCGGCGCCCTGGCCGTGCCCCTCTCGCTCATCAGGATGAGGGCGCTGCTGCGCTTCGCGATACTCCTCTTCCTGGCGCTCTCCCTCACCGGGCTCTACCTGTGGCTGCCGGAGGGGAACGTGGCCAGGCTGCAATCCACCAGCGAGGAGTTGTCGCAAGGCGACCTCTCGCGCCGGCGCCTGATCTGGGCCGCAGGTTGGGAGGTCTTCTGGGAGAACCCCTGGGCGGGGGTGGGGAGCGGCGGCTACCGGTTCGCGGTAGCCAGCAACTACGGCAACTCGGCCGCTTCCCACAACGCCTTCCTCTCGATCCTCGTCGACCTCGGGATCGTGGGACTGCTGCTCTTCACCGGCATGCTGGTGGTGGCGATGATCCCGCCACTCTTCTGGACTCCCCCCACCGAATCGACACTCTACGGGGCGTTGGGCCTCGCTCTGCTGGTGGGCCTGATGCCGGCCAACTTCGAGGTACACAAGGCCACCTGGTTCCTCCTGGCGCTGCTCACCACCCGGCAGGGGATCTCGCTCGCGAAGGCGAACCTGAATACGCCCAGGCTGAGGGCCCATGGCTGA
- the metK gene encoding methionine adenosyltransferase, translating to MQKLITAESVTEGHPDKLADRISDSVLDSILAIDPDARVAAETILTTGLALIAGEITTDGYVDLQRIVRDTVREVGYTDGAYGIDADHSAVLIAINEQSPDIARGVDHAVEADSGDRYDLLGAGDQGLMFGYASDETDELMPLPITLAHKLARRLAQVRQDGTLKYLRPDGKAQVTVRYEGDHPVGVATVVLSAQHDPDVELEQLRSDLAEKVVRAVIPEELLAQSRLLMNPTGRFVVGGPQADAGLTGRKIIVDTYGGAAPHGGGAFSGKDPTKVDRSASYYARYMAKNIVAAELARRCQVQLAYAIGVAHPVGLYIDTFGTGKLDDERLAALAARSFDARPASIIEQLDLQRPIYKDTSSYGHFGREGFPWERTDRAEELAKEALARA from the coding sequence TTGCAGAAGCTGATCACCGCCGAGTCGGTCACCGAAGGGCACCCTGACAAGCTCGCCGACCGCATCAGCGACAGCGTGCTCGACTCGATACTGGCGATCGACCCCGACGCCCGGGTCGCGGCCGAGACGATCCTCACCACCGGCCTCGCCCTGATCGCCGGCGAGATCACCACCGACGGCTACGTCGACCTGCAACGGATCGTCCGCGACACGGTGCGGGAGGTCGGCTATACCGACGGTGCGTACGGCATCGACGCCGACCACTCCGCCGTCCTGATCGCGATCAACGAACAATCGCCGGATATCGCTCGTGGGGTCGACCATGCCGTGGAGGCCGATTCGGGCGACCGCTACGACCTGCTCGGAGCGGGCGACCAGGGGCTCATGTTCGGCTACGCCAGCGACGAGACCGACGAACTGATGCCGCTCCCGATAACCCTCGCGCACAAGCTCGCCAGACGCCTGGCCCAGGTGCGCCAGGACGGCACCCTGAAGTACCTGCGGCCCGACGGCAAGGCGCAGGTGACGGTCCGCTACGAGGGCGACCACCCGGTCGGAGTGGCGACCGTAGTCCTGTCGGCGCAGCACGATCCCGACGTGGAACTCGAGCAGTTGCGCAGCGACCTCGCCGAGAAGGTGGTGCGCGCCGTCATACCCGAGGAGTTGCTGGCCCAGAGCCGCCTGCTCATGAACCCTACGGGCCGGTTCGTCGTCGGCGGTCCGCAGGCCGATGCCGGCCTCACTGGCAGGAAGATCATCGTCGACACCTACGGCGGAGCGGCGCCCCACGGCGGCGGCGCCTTCAGCGGCAAGGACCCTACCAAGGTCGACCGCAGCGCCTCCTATTACGCCCGCTACATGGCCAAGAACATCGTCGCCGCTGAACTCGCGCGCCGCTGCCAGGTGCAGCTAGCCTACGCGATCGGGGTCGCTCACCCGGTGGGCCTCTACATAGACACCTTCGGCACCGGGAAGCTCGACGACGAGAGGCTCGCGGCGCTGGCCGCCAGGTCGTTCGACGCGAGGCCGGCTTCGATCATCGAGCAGCTCGATCTGCAGCGACCTATCTACAAGGACACCAGCTCATACGGTCACTTCGGCCGGGAAGGCTTCCCCTGGGAGAGAACGGACCGGGCCGAAGAGCTGGCGAAAGAGGCGCTGGCGAGGGCCTGA
- a CDS encoding GNAT family N-acetyltransferase: MSPERLKFSTRRATPSDARALHELQRLIYDEERWFVGDGPPSESVLAARIRALDANMSLWLVASQRQARDELCAWLELHRLPSTRLRHVANLTLAVSPRWRRHGLGRGLLASGFDWAATVGVRKVSLNVRANNEAAIELYRSEGFVLEGRERRQIRTEEGFEDNLIMARFLESELN; the protein is encoded by the coding sequence GTGTCGCCGGAACGGCTCAAGTTCTCGACCCGCAGGGCTACCCCCTCTGACGCCAGGGCGCTGCACGAGCTGCAGCGCCTCATCTACGACGAGGAGCGTTGGTTCGTGGGCGACGGACCGCCCAGCGAGAGCGTGCTGGCCGCCCGTATCCGCGCGCTCGACGCCAACATGTCGCTCTGGTTGGTGGCGTCGCAACGTCAGGCGCGCGACGAGTTGTGTGCCTGGCTCGAACTGCACCGCCTGCCTTCGACCCGTCTCCGTCACGTCGCCAACCTCACCCTGGCGGTATCGCCCCGCTGGCGGCGCCACGGCTTGGGCCGTGGCCTGCTGGCTTCCGGCTTCGACTGGGCGGCGACGGTGGGCGTCAGGAAGGTCAGCCTCAACGTCCGCGCCAACAACGAGGCGGCGATCGAGCTCTACCGCTCGGAAGGTTTCGTCCTCGAGGGCCGCGAGCGCCGGCAGATACGGACCGAGGAGGGGTTCGAGGACAATCTGATCATGGCCAGGTTCCTGGAAAGCGAGCTGAACTGA